The following coding sequences lie in one Listeria ivanovii subsp. londoniensis genomic window:
- a CDS encoding flagellar type III secretion system pore protein FliP, with translation MRKIASKRVFQVSFVAIFVFSLIFFWPGTSVHAESWLDSLGVNGTDGVNSSVALFVLVTVLSLSASIVLMFTHFTYCIIVLGLTRQGLGATNLPPNQVLVGLALFLSLFMMQPLITAWYDDVYKPSQTEEWSASKVWDETKPLLTKYVAENTYKHDINMMLKAEGEKPVTKKEDAPLMALMPAFILTQITQGFLTGMFIYLAFIFIDLIVSTLLMYLGMMMVPPMTISLPFKILVFIFIGGYGLITNMIFQTINF, from the coding sequence ATGCGTAAAATAGCTTCTAAACGAGTATTTCAAGTATCCTTTGTTGCTATTTTTGTATTTTCTTTGATTTTCTTTTGGCCAGGTACGAGTGTTCATGCTGAAAGTTGGCTGGACTCGCTGGGTGTAAATGGAACAGATGGGGTTAATTCTAGTGTTGCCCTATTTGTTTTAGTGACAGTGCTCTCTTTGTCTGCTTCGATTGTATTAATGTTCACACATTTTACGTATTGTATTATCGTTCTTGGATTAACGAGACAGGGGCTTGGAGCGACGAATTTGCCACCTAATCAGGTACTTGTTGGTCTTGCACTTTTCCTATCTTTGTTTATGATGCAACCTTTGATTACGGCATGGTATGACGATGTGTATAAACCATCACAAACAGAAGAATGGAGTGCATCGAAAGTTTGGGATGAAACAAAACCGCTCCTGACAAAGTATGTGGCTGAAAATACATATAAGCATGATATCAACATGATGTTAAAAGCAGAAGGAGAAAAACCGGTAACAAAAAAAGAAGATGCACCGCTTATGGCGCTTATGCCGGCTTTTATTTTGACACAGATTACCCAAGGATTTTTAACTGGAATGTTTATTTACTTGGCGTTTATTTTTATAGATTTGATCGTTAGTACTTTACTTATGTATCTGGGTATGATGATGGTTCCACCGATGACGATTAGTTTGCCATTTAAGATTCTAGTCTTTATTTTCATTGGTGGATATGGGTTAATTACCAACATGATCTTTCAAACAATCAACTTTTAA
- a CDS encoding flagellar biosynthetic protein FliQ, whose amino-acid sequence MNLTPITQIFQDFFYSGLALILPVSLICIVVVIVVAILMAMMQIQDQSLTFLPKIIAFVVALFILGPWMFEHMTDLFVGIFSKLPLMIRV is encoded by the coding sequence ATGAACTTAACGCCGATTACACAAATTTTTCAAGATTTTTTCTATAGTGGGCTGGCGCTTATTTTGCCGGTGTCGCTTATTTGTATCGTAGTGGTGATTGTGGTAGCGATTTTGATGGCAATGATGCAAATTCAAGACCAATCGCTGACGTTTTTACCGAAGATTATTGCTTTTGTAGTGGCGCTCTTTATTCTTGGACCGTGGATGTTTGAACACATGACGGATTTGTTTGTAGGAATCTTTTCCAAATTACCCCTGATGATTAGGGTGTAA